A portion of the Maylandia zebra isolate NMK-2024a linkage group LG9, Mzebra_GT3a, whole genome shotgun sequence genome contains these proteins:
- the cebp1 gene encoding CCAAT/enhancer binding protein (C/EBP) 1, whose amino-acid sequence MMSDSRVSSVIQEWVSSFPGQVHSQTLNSVASNSAASSNQMTQMDMISYGQSQGMIRGGGDDRGAEQMMGLSYLPYPPSCLGSAASPVSTNHHQSHASTQQDFSPFLLPTLRAPVTKRSISKDSAEYRLRRERNNIAVRKSRDKARRRILMTQQRASQLQEENQKLQMRIAQLTQELDTLKHILSQRHLQAAEEGAAGQSSI is encoded by the exons ATG ATGTCTGATTCCAGGGTGTCCTCGGTCATCCAGGAGTGGGTGAGCTCCTTCCCAGGTCAGGTGCACAGCCAGACCCTCAATTCTGTTGCTTCCAACTCGGCTGCTTCCAGCAATCAGATGACGCAGATGGACATGATCTCGTACGGCCAGTCTCAGGGGATGATAAGGGGGGGTGGCGATGACAGAGGGGCCGAGCAGATGATGGGACTATCGTACCTGCCGTACCCGCCGTCCTGCCTTGGCAGCGCCGCCAGCCCGGTGAGCACAAACCACCACCAGAGCCACGCCAGTACTCAGCAG GACTTCTCTCCCTTCCTCCTGCCCACTCTGCGGGCCCCGGTGACCAAGAGGAGCATCAGCAAGGATAGCGCAGAGTACCGCCTGAGGCGTGAGAGAAACAACATCGCGGTGAGGAAGAGCAGGGACAAAGCCCGCAGGAGGATCCTGATGACCCAGCAGAGGGCCAGCCAGCTGCAGGAGGAAAACCAGAAGCTGCAGATGAGGatagcacagctgacacaggagCTGGACACTCTGAAACACATCCTGTCACAGCGGCACCTGCAGGCAGCCGAGGAGGGAGCAGCCGGGCAGTCCAGCATCTGA